One window of the Benincasa hispida cultivar B227 chromosome 3, ASM972705v1, whole genome shotgun sequence genome contains the following:
- the LOC120072635 gene encoding uncharacterized protein LOC120072635, translating to MATLTAASSSSSSYMCLTKVSSPPLPSTSFPISFPYHPKLPRDSSFSLASPVTSRTSVRFNPSFARDDEFGDFVEMKETSETRLYSLSPFPLLFIAALPGAGTVRSLFGPFVELVKSWNLPEWLVHWGHPGNMAVVLFAMGGYGTYLGFRIRYSDNVEEKANAKDLHPKLLGGMFFFFALGATGGITSLLTSDKPIFESPHAVTGFIGLTLLTVQTLLPSLFENNPGLRNVHGILGSGIMTLFLIHAALGLQLGLSY from the exons ATGGCTACGCTAACTgcagcttcttcttcttcttcttcttacatGTGCTTAACCAAGGTATCATCACCTCCATTACCTTCCACTTCATTCCCCATTTCGTTCCCATATCATCCGAAGCTCCCTCGCgattcttctttctctttgGCTTCCCCTGTGACTTCAAGGACAAGCGTTCGGTTCAATCCGTCTTTTGCACGGGACGACGAGTTCGGTGATTTTGTGGAAATGAAGGAAACAAGCGAGACGCGTTTGTACTCTCTATCGCCTTTTCCTTTACTGTTCATCGCTGCGCTTCCTGGAG CGGGAACTGTGAGGTCTCTCTTTGGTCCTTTCGTTGAGCTTGTTAAATCTTGGAATCTTCCTGAATGGCTGGTACATTGGGGTCATCCTGGCAACATG GCTGTTGTGCTCTTCGCCATGGGTGGCTATGGAACATATTTAGGTTTTCGAATCCGTTACTCTGACAACGTG GAGGAGAAGGCTAATGCCAAAGACTTGCATCCAAAGCTTCTAGGCGggatgtttttctttttcgcTCTTGGAGCAACAGGTGGAATCACATCTCTACTTACATCAGACAAACCTATATTCGAGAG TCCGCATGCTGTAACGGGGTTCATCGGCCTCACACTCTTGACTGTACAAACTCTCCTGCCTTCACTTTTTGAG AATAATCCTGGGCTGAGGAATGTTCATGGTATTTTGGGTAGTGGAATCATGACACTGTTTCTCATCCATGCTGCACTTGGACTTCAACTTGGCCTCAGTTACTAA
- the LOC120073980 gene encoding protein PTST homolog 3, chloroplastic isoform X2, which produces MATLSHFPSLLSLSSRNLSFLDQLQTQNQHPKFHCFGHHHHRHPRRDSNVCTCSIRNSRTSRKTKSNEELCNDIREFIRSVGLPEDHIPSTKELSQHGRTDLANIVRRRGHKLIRELLVTNSTNAVESDCELGNITLTGQDGEAKDVVEDLSSPNKVLVLENLSHSSNTIHTFSFDDCISAPTTTANSSVEEELSNDLICHDEYNESHGENNDNMTVEDDTSMKTEVTASEDCFTSPNIGLGVTCNDFDYTGELTEYSKNLLMENPEKSLECQIEVVVESPSSPEVLSGQNYMINSTVDEYLDMHDHVDKPLLLITGSSTKEEDLYYSNEQVKKEDNNVDDISLSAEMTIIGDQSSGLNIDKALEHGESSYKLIKYSEELSLAERVTRFIQNGDLDIIDDNFDATLSESGAGKGNGSFTAVNAEESEINFHAEAFSEDTTASRGSVMASNGSASEFEDNMSTTTVGQLTRDDQPSTEALNGQIEKVFGAEHQKELELSQLKDQIERDKLALSALQSKAEAEISKAQKLILEKDTELVAAEESLSGLEEVHIHYGGEGEIVEVAGSFNGWHNRIKMDPQPSSNPLDSVNSKKPRLWSTVLWLYPGVYEIKFVVDGHWKIDPHRESVTKGAISNNILRVGR; this is translated from the exons ATGGCTACGCTCTCTCATTTTCCCTCATTACTGTCTCTTTCTTCTCGAAATCTCTCTTTCCTAGACCAACTGCAAACTCAGAATCAGCACCCGAAGTTTCACTGTTTCGGCCACCATCACCACCGTCATCCAAGAAGAGATTCTAACGTCTGTACTTGTTCAATCAGGAATTCCAG GACTAGTAGAAAGACGAAGAGTAATGAGGAGCTCTGCAACGACATTCGCGAGTTCATTAGATCGGTCGGACTTCCGGAGGATCATATACCTTCCACAAAGGAGCTTTCGCAGCATGGAAG GACTGACCTGGCGAATATCGTCAGACGAAGGGGTCACAAACTTATTCGAGAGCTTCTTGTTACTAACTCAACCAATGCAGTTGAAAGTGATTGTGAGTTGGGGAACATTACTCTGACAG GCCAGGATGGCGAGGCGAAAGATGTTgttgaagacctttcttcacCAAACAAAGTTCTGGTCTTGGAAAATCTATCTCATAGTTCAAATACCATCCACACTTTTAGTTTCGATGACTGCATTTCGGCTCCTACAACTACAGCCAATTCATCAGTGGAGGAGGAGTTGTCTAATGATCTTATATGCCATGATGAATACAATGAATCACATGGGGAAAATAATGATAACATGACAGTTGAAGATGATACATCCATGAAAACTGAAGTCACTGCTTCAGAAGATTGTTTTACTAGTCCAAATATTGGTTTAGGTGTTACGTGTAATGACTTTGACTACACTGGGGAGCTAACTGAATATTCAAAGAATTTATTAATGGAAAATCCTGAAAAATCATTGGAATGTCAAATTGAGGTGGTTGTTGAATCTCCCTCGTCTCCTGAAGTCCTTTCTGGACAGAATTATATGATAAATTCTACAGTTGATGAATATCTCGACATGCATGACCATGTTGACAAACCTCTGCTTTTGATAACTGGTTCCTCCACAAAGGAAGAGGACTTGTATTATTCAAATGAACAGGTCAAGAAAGAAGATAACAATGTGGATGACATCTCTTTATCAGCCGAAATGACTATCATAGGTGACCAATCTAGTGGTTTAAATATTGATAAGGCTCTTGAACATGGAGAGTCTAGTTACAAGTTGATAAAATATTCGGAGGAGTTATCCCTAGCAGAGAGGGTGACTAGATTTATACAAAATGGAGATCTGGATATAATAGATG ATAATTTCGATGCCACATTAAGCGAGAGTGGCGCTGGAAAAGGCAATGGTTCCTTTACAGCAGTAAATGCAGAAGAATCTGAAATAAACTTCCATGCTGAGGCATTCTCAGAAGACACCACTGCAAGTAGAGGTTCTGTGATGGCATCAAATGGGAGTGCATCTGAATTTGAGGACAATATGTCTACCACAACTGTTGGTCAATTAACTAG GGATGATCAACCTTCAACTGAAGCTTTGAATGGTCAAATTGAAAAGGTGTTTGGTGCTGAG CATCAGAAGGAGCTGGAACTGTCTCAGCTGAAGGACCAGATTGAGAGGGACAAG CTTGCTTTGTCTGCTTTGCAAAGCAAGGCTGAGGCAGAGATCAGCAAGGCCCAAAAACTCATTTTGGAAAAAGATACAGAGTTAGTTGCTGCTGAAGAGAGTCTTTCCGGATTGGAGGAG GTTCACATTCATTACGGTGGGGAAGGAGAAATTGTTGAGGTAGCTGGTAGCTTCAATGGTTGGCACAATAGGATTAAGATGGATCCACAGCCATCGTCCAATCCTCTGGATTCCGTTAATTCAAA GAAACCCAGGCTTTGGTCAACGGTGTTGTGGCTTTATCCTGGAGTTTATGAG ATAAAATTCGTCGttgatggacactggaagattGATCCTCACAGAGAGTCTGTGACCAAGGGAGCAATAAGTAACAACATCCTCCGGGTTGGAAGATGA
- the LOC120072915 gene encoding S-adenosylmethionine synthase 3, with translation MDTFLFTSESVNEGHPDKLCDQVSDAILDACLEQDPESKVACETCTKTNMVMVFGEITTKANVNYEKIVRDTCRGIGFVSADVGLDADNCKVLVNIEQQSPDIAQGVHGHLTKKPEEIGAGDQGHMFGYATDETPELMPLTHVLATKLGAKLTEVRKNKTCPWLRPDGKTQVTVEYKNDNGAMVPVRVHTVLISTQHDETVTNEQIAKDLKEHVIKPVIPAKYLDDKTIFHLNPSGRFVIGGPHGDAGLTGRKIIIDTYGGWGAHGGGAFSGKDPTKVDRSGAYIVRQAAKSIVASGLARRCIVQVSYAIGVAEPLSVFVDTYKTGKIPDKDILALIKENFDFRPGMIAINLDLKRGGNFRYQKTAAYGHFGRDDADFTWETVKLLKPNA, from the coding sequence ATGGATACCTTCCTCTTCACTTCTGAATCTGTCAATGAGGGCCATCCCGACAAGCTTTGCGACCAGGTTTCCGATGCTATCCTCGATGCATGTCTTGAACAAGATCCCGAGAGTAAGGTCGCTTGTGAGACCTGCACTAAAACCAACATGGTCATGGTGTTTGGTGAGATCACAACAAAGGCTAACGTCAACTATGAGAAAATAGTTCGAGATACTTGCAGAGGAATTGGATTTGTCTCCGCCGATGTCGGTCTTGATGCCGACAACTGCAAGGTTCTTGTGAATATTGAACAACAAAGCCCTGACATTGCCCAAGGTGTCCATGGACACTTGACCAAGAAAcctgaggagattggagctggTGATCAAGGCCATATGTTTGGTTATGCCACAGATGAAACCCCAGAGCTAATGCCACTCACTCATGTCCTTGCTACAAAACTTGGTGCTAAGCTCACTGAGGTCAGGAAGAACAAAACCTGCCCGTGGCTTCGACCTGACGGTAAGACACAAGTGACCGTCGAGTACAAGAATGACAATGGAGCCATGGTCCCGGTCAGGGTCCATACTGTTCTAATCTCAACCCAACACGACGAGACGGTAACAAACGAACAAATTGCTAAAGATCTGAAAGAGCATGTCATAAAACCTGTCATACCAGCAAAGTATCTCGACGACAAGACTATCTTCCATCTCAATCCATCCGGTCGTTTCGTCATTGGAGGACCTCATGGTGATGCAGGATTGACAGGAAGGAAGATCATCATTGATACCTACGGAGGGTGGGGTGCTCATGGTGGTGGTGCATTCTCAGGGAAGGATCCAACCAAGGTAGATAGAAGTGGTGCTTATATTGTTAGGCAAGCAGCAAAGAGTATAGTTGCTTCGGGACTTGCTCGTCGCTGTATCGTGCAAGTTTCTTATGCAATAGGAGTAGCAGAACCTTTGTCAGTGTTTGTAGACACCTACAAAACAGGAAAAATCCCAGATAAAGACATCCTTGCCTTGATTAAGGAGAACTTTGACTTTAGGCCTGGAATGATTGCAATCAATCTTGACTTGAAGAGAGGAGGAAACTTCAGATACCAAAAGACGGCTGCTTATGGTCATTTCGGCCGTGACGACGCAGATTTCACTTGGGAAACTGTAAAACTTCTCAAGCCAAATGCCTAA
- the LOC120073980 gene encoding protein PTST homolog 3, chloroplastic isoform X1: MATLSHFPSLLSLSSRNLSFLDQLQTQNQHPKFHCFGHHHHRHPRRDSNVCTCSIRNSRTSRKTKSNEELCNDIREFIRSVGLPEDHIPSTKELSQHGRTDLANIVRRRGHKLIRELLVTNSTNAVESDCELGNITLTGQDGEAKDVVEDLSSPNKVLVLENLSHSSNTIHTFSFDDCISAPTTTANSSVEEELSNDLICHDEYNESHGENNDNMTVEDDTSMKTEVTASEDCFTSPNIGLGVTCNDFDYTGELTEYSKNLLMENPEKSLECQIEVVVESPSSPEVLSGQNYMINSTVDEYLDMHDHVDKPLLLITGSSTKEEDLYYSNEQVKKEDNNVDDISLSAEMTIIGDQSSGLNIDKALEHGESSYKLIKYSEELSLAERVTRFIQNGDLDIIDDNFDATLSESGAGKGNGSFTAVNAEESEINFHAEAFSEDTTASRGSVMASNGSASEFEDNMSTTTVGQLTRDDQPSTEALNGQIEKVFGAEIKISENQVEIERLKFMLHQKELELSQLKDQIERDKLALSALQSKAEAEISKAQKLILEKDTELVAAEESLSGLEEVHIHYGGEGEIVEVAGSFNGWHNRIKMDPQPSSNPLDSVNSKKPRLWSTVLWLYPGVYEIKFVVDGHWKIDPHRESVTKGAISNNILRVGR, encoded by the exons ATGGCTACGCTCTCTCATTTTCCCTCATTACTGTCTCTTTCTTCTCGAAATCTCTCTTTCCTAGACCAACTGCAAACTCAGAATCAGCACCCGAAGTTTCACTGTTTCGGCCACCATCACCACCGTCATCCAAGAAGAGATTCTAACGTCTGTACTTGTTCAATCAGGAATTCCAG GACTAGTAGAAAGACGAAGAGTAATGAGGAGCTCTGCAACGACATTCGCGAGTTCATTAGATCGGTCGGACTTCCGGAGGATCATATACCTTCCACAAAGGAGCTTTCGCAGCATGGAAG GACTGACCTGGCGAATATCGTCAGACGAAGGGGTCACAAACTTATTCGAGAGCTTCTTGTTACTAACTCAACCAATGCAGTTGAAAGTGATTGTGAGTTGGGGAACATTACTCTGACAG GCCAGGATGGCGAGGCGAAAGATGTTgttgaagacctttcttcacCAAACAAAGTTCTGGTCTTGGAAAATCTATCTCATAGTTCAAATACCATCCACACTTTTAGTTTCGATGACTGCATTTCGGCTCCTACAACTACAGCCAATTCATCAGTGGAGGAGGAGTTGTCTAATGATCTTATATGCCATGATGAATACAATGAATCACATGGGGAAAATAATGATAACATGACAGTTGAAGATGATACATCCATGAAAACTGAAGTCACTGCTTCAGAAGATTGTTTTACTAGTCCAAATATTGGTTTAGGTGTTACGTGTAATGACTTTGACTACACTGGGGAGCTAACTGAATATTCAAAGAATTTATTAATGGAAAATCCTGAAAAATCATTGGAATGTCAAATTGAGGTGGTTGTTGAATCTCCCTCGTCTCCTGAAGTCCTTTCTGGACAGAATTATATGATAAATTCTACAGTTGATGAATATCTCGACATGCATGACCATGTTGACAAACCTCTGCTTTTGATAACTGGTTCCTCCACAAAGGAAGAGGACTTGTATTATTCAAATGAACAGGTCAAGAAAGAAGATAACAATGTGGATGACATCTCTTTATCAGCCGAAATGACTATCATAGGTGACCAATCTAGTGGTTTAAATATTGATAAGGCTCTTGAACATGGAGAGTCTAGTTACAAGTTGATAAAATATTCGGAGGAGTTATCCCTAGCAGAGAGGGTGACTAGATTTATACAAAATGGAGATCTGGATATAATAGATG ATAATTTCGATGCCACATTAAGCGAGAGTGGCGCTGGAAAAGGCAATGGTTCCTTTACAGCAGTAAATGCAGAAGAATCTGAAATAAACTTCCATGCTGAGGCATTCTCAGAAGACACCACTGCAAGTAGAGGTTCTGTGATGGCATCAAATGGGAGTGCATCTGAATTTGAGGACAATATGTCTACCACAACTGTTGGTCAATTAACTAG GGATGATCAACCTTCAACTGAAGCTTTGAATGGTCAAATTGAAAAGGTGTTTGGTGCTGAG ATAAAAATATCTGAGAATCAAGTTGAGATTGAGCGTCTCAAATTTATGTTG CATCAGAAGGAGCTGGAACTGTCTCAGCTGAAGGACCAGATTGAGAGGGACAAG CTTGCTTTGTCTGCTTTGCAAAGCAAGGCTGAGGCAGAGATCAGCAAGGCCCAAAAACTCATTTTGGAAAAAGATACAGAGTTAGTTGCTGCTGAAGAGAGTCTTTCCGGATTGGAGGAG GTTCACATTCATTACGGTGGGGAAGGAGAAATTGTTGAGGTAGCTGGTAGCTTCAATGGTTGGCACAATAGGATTAAGATGGATCCACAGCCATCGTCCAATCCTCTGGATTCCGTTAATTCAAA GAAACCCAGGCTTTGGTCAACGGTGTTGTGGCTTTATCCTGGAGTTTATGAG ATAAAATTCGTCGttgatggacactggaagattGATCCTCACAGAGAGTCTGTGACCAAGGGAGCAATAAGTAACAACATCCTCCGGGTTGGAAGATGA